A window of Acidimicrobiales bacterium contains these coding sequences:
- a CDS encoding rubrerythrin family protein: MAEFKGSQTQENLKEAFAGESQANRRYLYFAQKADVEGYPDVAALFAALFRSVAEGETGHAFGHFDFLAQAGDPVTDEPVGPTEDNLKSAIAGETYEYTEMYPGFAKTAREEGFTEISEWLETLARAEKSHAGRFTEGLSKLS, translated from the coding sequence ATGGCTGAGTTCAAGGGCTCCCAGACCCAGGAAAACCTCAAGGAGGCGTTCGCCGGCGAGAGCCAGGCCAACCGCCGCTACCTGTACTTCGCCCAGAAGGCCGACGTCGAGGGCTACCCCGACGTCGCCGCCCTGTTCGCCGCCCTGTTCCGCTCCGTCGCCGAGGGCGAGACCGGTCACGCCTTCGGTCACTTCGACTTCCTCGCCCAGGCCGGCGACCCCGTGACCGACGAGCCCGTCGGTCCCACCGAGGACAACCTCAAGTCGGCCATCGCCGGCGAGACCTACGAGTACACCGAGATGTACCCGGGCTTCGCCAAGACCGCCCGCGAGGAGGGCTTCACGGAGATCAGCGAGTGGCTCGAGACCCTCGCCCGGGCCGAGAAGAGCCACGCCGGGCGCTTCACCGAGGGCCTCTCGAAGCTCTCCTGA
- a CDS encoding DUF3501 family protein, producing MAKLTIDDITDMRAYERERSEFRAHVIDLKSRRRVHVGPIVTFVFENRDTIRFQIQEMARVEKIISDQGIEAELRAYNPLIPDPGHLSATMFIELTSDAELREWLPKLVGIERAVELRVGPDAEAVGCLPDPDHDAQLTRDEITASVHYVGWSLTPDQVEAFATGPVVLAVTHPAYAFELELGDATRAELLADLRG from the coding sequence ATGGCCAAGCTGACCATCGACGACATCACCGACATGCGGGCCTACGAGCGTGAGCGGAGCGAGTTCCGGGCGCACGTGATCGACCTCAAGTCCCGCCGGCGCGTCCACGTCGGCCCGATCGTGACCTTCGTCTTCGAGAACCGCGACACGATCCGTTTCCAGATCCAGGAGATGGCCCGGGTCGAGAAGATCATCTCCGACCAGGGCATCGAGGCCGAGCTGCGGGCCTACAACCCCCTCATCCCCGATCCCGGTCACCTCTCCGCCACCATGTTCATCGAGCTCACCTCCGACGCCGAGCTCCGCGAGTGGCTGCCGAAGTTGGTCGGCATCGAGCGCGCCGTCGAGCTGCGCGTCGGTCCCGACGCCGAGGCCGTGGGCTGCCTGCCCGACCCCGACCACGACGCCCAGCTCACCCGCGACGAGATCACGGCGTCGGTGCACTACGTCGGGTGGTCGCTCACCCCCGACCAGGTCGAGGCGTTCGCCACCGGACCCGTCGTGCTCGCCGTCACGCACCCCGCCTACGCCTTCGAGCTCGAGCTCGGCGACGCCACCCGCGCCGAGCTCCTCGCCGACCTCCGCGGCTGA
- a CDS encoding transcriptional repressor: protein MKSPDELTDLFRAQGLKVTPQRQSIFRAVHDNHEHPTAEAVYTRVLREMPTVSLRTVYATLHELAALGEIGELELGTGSTRFDPNVDAHHHLVCTACGRVQDVPDTFTAVRLPDDLEHGFEVSGTEIVFRGRCASCRAAGGEQEPGSDPGTVVDRRVPAGSTSSPGDTTNG, encoded by the coding sequence GTGAAGTCACCGGACGAGCTCACCGACCTGTTCCGGGCCCAGGGCCTCAAGGTCACCCCGCAGCGCCAGAGCATCTTCCGCGCCGTCCACGACAACCACGAGCACCCCACCGCCGAGGCGGTGTACACCCGGGTCCTCCGGGAGATGCCCACGGTGTCGCTGCGCACGGTCTACGCAACGCTCCACGAGCTGGCCGCGCTGGGCGAGATCGGCGAGCTGGAGCTCGGTACCGGCTCCACGCGCTTCGACCCCAACGTCGACGCCCACCACCACCTGGTGTGCACCGCGTGCGGCCGGGTCCAGGACGTGCCCGACACCTTCACCGCAGTTCGCCTGCCCGACGACCTGGAGCACGGCTTCGAGGTCTCGGGCACCGAGATCGTCTTCCGGGGTCGGTGCGCATCGTGCCGAGCCGCCGGGGGCGAGCAAGAACCCGGGTCCGACCCGGGGACCGTCGTCGATCGGCGCGTGCCGGCCGGCTCCACCTCATCACCAGGAGACACCACCAATGGCTGA
- a CDS encoding WhiB family transcriptional regulator, whose product MNHPWRSKAACQGLDPEIFYPPSEDDLDATEAKAVCAQCAVREACLEFALTVREKDGIWGGATERERRRIIRQRRRTA is encoded by the coding sequence ATGAACCACCCGTGGCGCTCCAAAGCCGCCTGCCAGGGTCTCGACCCCGAGATCTTCTATCCGCCCTCCGAGGACGACCTCGACGCCACCGAAGCCAAAGCGGTGTGCGCGCAGTGCGCCGTGCGGGAGGCGTGCCTGGAGTTCGCGCTGACGGTCCGGGAGAAGGACGGCATCTGGGGTGGAGCGACCGAGCGCGAGCGGCGACGGATCATCCGCCAACGCCGCCGCACGGCCTGA